Within Emys orbicularis isolate rEmyOrb1 chromosome 16, rEmyOrb1.hap1, whole genome shotgun sequence, the genomic segment TCCACCCTTGCGGGTACCTTGTGTCCCAGCTATTGATCTAGGGAAGTAGATATAGTTAGGGGATAGAGCATGAACAAAAGAAATTACCCTGGGACACCCCGCAGGTTTCTGCCAGGAACACCTGGATTGGCATTCGCTGGCGTTGATGAGTCTGCCTCATACAGTGGTTATGGGCTGGATGGAGATGTAATTGGGGGCAGTGCCCTGGCCTgggttctgcaggaggtcagactagatgaccagaATTAAACCTTCcaaccttagaatctatgaatgttgCCCAAGGAGTTATTAGAAATCTTGGATTCTAGTTTTTCTGCAATATTTatgcggggggatgaggggagaAAGCAGAACCTGTAGCTTCTTAGGTCTCTTCTAGTACCTTTCAGATACCCCCAGATACCCAGCTGGGATAGTCCCAAGGGACGAGCCACTCCGTGCTTAGCCCCACAGAGTCATTTACATCTCCAACGAGCATTGCTGCTTAGACGGACAAAGGACACATTGGGCTCCTTTACTCCAGCCTCTGGGAAATTCCACTTGGGAGCCAGAACGGCCCCCTACTGGGGAGCCCCCAAGCAGGTCGCCTGAGCATGGGCCCCAGGGGAGAACACTGTTATAGAGCAAATGACTCAGGGcctcatagacttcagtgggagtaaaaTCAGGCCACCTATGAGCTAACAGGAAAAGAAACGACACAGGGATTTTAACTGGCTTCCTAAGAAGCAGGCACGTGTCAGCCTTGAGAGCAGATGCAGGGATCCTAGCTCAGTTACCCTGGACACACTAGAATCCACTCCCCAGGGACAGGTAGCCTGGCTCCCGAGTCAGTCTTTGGCCCTCCTGCACAAGCATAATGCTACAAAGTGGGGGTTGCAAACATGCAGAGGAATGTTGAAATCCAAACCGAAGATTGTTTTCACTGATGCTTTAACCACGCTGGGTCTCACTTCCCCACCCCGGGAAAATCAGGGATGACTCCTGCTTTTGCAAAGCGCTCTGAAGTCCCAGTGTAAAACACTCTAGAGAGCCACGTCTTATTGCTCTGCCGCACATTGCTATATGGCCAGCTGATGCGCTCAGCCATTGCCAGTGCTAAAAGAGACACTTTGGGCTCTGATCTTGCCAGCTTTCGCAGAGTGATATGTGACCAGTAGCTGATCTGAGAGCTTAAAGGAGAAGCAATTACATGTtactttttttccttccaaagaaAGCACAGAGGTTTCCAGCTAACATCTCCTTCATTACTGCCTGCCTTGATACAAGGCCTCCAATATGGGCTAAGGTATCTTGGTGTCTCCCTACCATCTGCATCAGTTGATGTGACTCTTTTCTATTCCTTTCTAGCCGTGACTCAGGGTGTCTTCATCCAATGTCTGGCACATGTAAACTCCAGCACTGCCCCCTGCCGAGGGTGTCATCGGAATTCCCTGGACAAAATCACAGCAAAGACAAGACAGATGGAAAAGGAAGCCAAGGAGCTGTTCAGGTCCTATGTAAGTGCTGCCCTCCAGGGGGCACCTCTGGCTGGGAAGAATCTCTCAAGTGATTCGCCACTAAGCTCTGCATGGAGGGCACAGCTGCATTTAAGAACAGCAGAATCCAGCAGGGTTGGGACAGGTGGTTGGCCCATGCTGGTAACTGCATAACTGTACCCATAAGGTGGCAGCCACAGGGATGGCCCCATGGAGTAAGCAAGGAGTTGACTGATTTCCCTGTAGGTGGAGGCCGGGTGACGTGTGTAGCACCTCATGCCCAGTACATAGGGGCCTGTTACAGCACACAGCCTCCCTCTGTAGTTCAAGCTGTAaagactcatgcttttagctctggaggtcacTAGTTCGGTCCCCAGTGTCTGCCACGAAGGTGGCTGTTTCACTGACATACAATGATGTTGGGATCCTTCTGCCCAAAAAAGGCCTGGGACCTGCTCTGTGTCCTGCCTTATTGTTGGGACAAGAGTTCGCTGGAAATACCACGTGGTAGAGTCAGCATGACTAGCTGGGATGGCAGACTGGTGCGCTGTGAGTCGTTGGAGGTGTGTGGGTGGTCTGGGGGAATAACCCCGCTGACACAGTCACCTTCCCTCCAGCTAGATTTCCCCAGAGCCCATCAGTGCTTCCCTGAGCTTTGgccagaatgtgtgtgtgggagggaactCACAGGCCAATGAATCATAGATCAGAGGAATGTTAAGACGTGTTTGgtgcctccagcagcacagctggtgCCGTCTGGCTGGATGTACCTGACTGCCATTGTCAAAGAGTAATCACCTGAGAGCTGACTGTGGAGAACACCTCCATCTAGCTAGGCAGGCCCAAGCAGTGTAAGCATTCCCTCTGACATACTCATGTTCCTTTGAGCACCATGACCAGcacagcccccaaccctgccatGTTGCCAGAGGAGAACTGGGTTCCAAGCAATTTAGAGTGTGGGAGTTTTCTTAGATCTTAAAAGCCACAGTCCTGCCTGCACTGTATGAACATGAAGCTGAAATTTGTGTCATGTCCTCAGCCAACATCTCCCATTCTCCTGCTGTGGTTTAGCATGCTGGCTGCTACTctccaccccagaagtagctgcattttCATGTTGTTGAATACGTATGTAGTTTGTCAAGCACTAGTACTGGATCCTCTAGTCTAGTGCAAGGACTATAGCAGAAAAAGCATGGTTCGGTAATTAAAGCACTGACCTAGGTACCAAAAAGTCTGGTTCTAGCTCTGGCTTTGTCATCAGCTCACTAATCAAGTTGCTTCatgtttctgtgcctcagtttcaccatctataAAATGGCTGTAATAATATTGACCTATTTCTGTGGGCTGGTGTGACAATTAATTCCTTAACATCTGCAGAGTGCTTTGAGGTCCCACGATAGGTAGTGTCCTGTTGCTATAAATGTAATGTATTGTAGTGAATCATAGACAtttaggctggaagggacctcaaggggtcATTTAGCCCATCCCCTCATGTCGAGGCAGGAGTGAGACAATCattggcaggtgtttgtctaagagGGTTTCCTTTACTGGCCACGTAACAGTGGCCCAAGCGACTCCGTCAATCTCTCCCATGGTGGCTGGCATTgtatctgtttatttttatttccagttGACTCACCAGGGCTTGCTTATGTCCGACCTTCGCCGACTCTGCGATGAGGCTGTACAGTGGTTTCCTACAGAGAATATAACAGACCAGCCAAAGGTTGTCATGCTGCAGGAGCTATACCGGACTCTGGTGCACATGAAGGACGCCCTCGAGAACATcgggaagcagcagcaggtgctgagcaccccaggTGCTGCACTACTTGACAAACTCCAAAGAACCCAGTGGGCGGTGAGAGGGCTTCTCTCCAACACCGGCTGTGCCCTCTGTCTCGAGGGCGTCTCGCCCAACTCCAGGCACACCCCAGAGAGACCTGCAGCCACTAACGCTTTCCAGCAAAAGATTGACGGATGCAAAGTGCTCAGGAACTGGCACAAGTTCCTGGAGAAACTGGCCAGGGGCTCAGGGAAGAAAGCGCCGCAGGCACTCAGAGATCAAAGGAAAAGACGGAAAGGCACAAAAAGAAAGGAGGGTTCCTCACGCTCCGGAATGAGCCGCccagtgggagccagggagccCTAGATGGCTGCCGCCCAGACCTGGTAGTGGGGACGGAGCCAGGCTTCCGAGAAATACTTGAATGAAATACACAACTCCTGTTTAACCCTGAGAAGCGGCTGCACCGGAGCCCAGTGCAGGTACACCAGAGCCATGTCATGTTCTGGTCCCACACTCAATGTGCTAGGACAGACAGTCCCTCGGGGCCAGATTGGCAAAGTGCTTGGCATGCAGCAGCCACCATTgctcttgggggtgggagggattctCTGTTGTTCTCAAGTGGTTGGAGGGGATTCTCCTTTGGTCTCAATGGCAGCTGCTGGGGACCACGCACTTATGGAAAGCTGGCCTGAGAGCTTCCAGGTACCTCTGCACAGCGTACAGAAACCAAGGTGCCTTTTTTCTTCTCAAAAGCACTACTGGATTCTGCAGGAATGGTTCATTACTGCACTGTTTGAGATCCTTTACAGTAGAACAGGCTGGATTCAAATGCACAAAGAACCAGCATCTAtcccagggatgggcaaactatggcccaggggctgcatccagcccttcagacattttaatccagcccttgagctcctgccagggagcagggtcaggtgcttgctctgcatggctcccggaagcagcggcacggcccccctctggctcctatgtgtacgggcagccagggggctccgcatgctgtccccaccccaagcgccacccccacagctcccattggccagtaaacagggccaatggaagctgcaggggcggcacctgcagatggggcagcatgcagagctgcctggctgtgcctcagcgtaggagtcagaggggggacatgccgctgctttcgggagctgcttgaagtaagcgccacccggagcctccATCCCtgacaccctcccacaccccaactccttccccagtccagattcccctcctgccctccgaacctcttggtcccaccctcctgcaccccagagcctgcacacccagccagagccctcacctgcacccctgccccagccaagagccccctcccgcaccctgaactcctcatttctggccccaccactgagcccgcacccccagccggagccctcaccccctcccgtaccccaacccccaatttcgtgagcattcatggtgcaccatacaattttcatactcagatgtggccctcagaccaaaacgtttgcccaccccaatCCTGATCCTGATGATCCAACCCTAGTTTAACCCATTTTGCCCACTTGGCTGATTTTTTCCATTGCCCGACACCTTGAGCAATTATTTATACCAATGACAAGCGAGTGTAATAAAATGCCTCTAAAACAGAACAGTAACAATTTATGCTCACTTAGCACTGGGGCAAATGATGACCCAAGGTGCTGGGCAATGGTATAGAAACTTAAATTATATGTGAGATTAACTGGTTATTCCAAgtcaccagcagcacagagctgTTGGGAGGTTggcaaagggtatgtctacacagcaaaagctgtgcatgggctacctagctagcttgaatccagctagcatGAGTAACAATAGCACTGAAGACAGTGAGCTGAGTCCATGCTGGGCTTGTACTTCCTTCACTGCCATCTCTTCACTCTATTGTTACCTGCACTAGCTGGATTGAAGCCTGATAGCCTGTGAAGCAGATTCATACCAGTCACTCCCAGGTCAGATCAGATCATGAGGTTACTGTGGCCCGGCAGCACTGACTGTCTGAACATTAAACATGTTGTTAAACTTGGCCTGATTTTCCAGTGATTCAAAGGTCCAGTGACCCAGCCTGACTAAGTCGCTGTGCACTGTGGAGTATGTGTCTCTCCTAACCAGGATTCAACAACACTCAGCACATGACTGCTGGAGATGTTTGTTCTCTTTATGCCCCTTGTTGTGCTTTCCTAGAGGTGGTTTTGAGATCCCAAACCATggtctagatcctcagctggagtaacttGGTTTAGCTCCAAAGACTTCAATTCacacccactgaggatctggcctggtaATTTGTATTGCTGTCAAAATGACTCTAGAGGAGTTTTAATTCCCTGGTATTACCTGGGAGTGGCATCACCTGCTGGTGCTGTGCTGATGTCCTAAGGCACCATTGCGCTGTACCCCTGGAGGGTAGCATGGCACTGATGCCAACATAATGAAACGGGACCTTTGAAACAACCAGCATGccctgctctgtaataatttatagATTAATATTTGTACAGGTTCTGTATTTATTATGTACAATGGTTTAATTTAAAATAGCTTTGTACTGGAAAGatctatttaaaaatatgtggtttatatatatatatgtgtgtgtttttaatatatgTTAAAATATGAACAcaagaatattttatttatggatttaaatgtttttctctctTGGGAGTAGGCTACCTGGATCATTCTGATAAGTCAGACCCACTTATTTTTGTATAACCAgattgttaattttattttaaaatatttcattaaaagcaatgttgaaatgaaatgttgatCTGAATTGAAAAGTAGAACCATTCCATTTAGAAAAtggggaaacaaaacattttgacttttttggaatttttttaatgggtggggtttttgtttttttatttcaccAAAACAATTCTGTGAATTTGACTCATATTCTCAATGTCTGTGTCTATCTGAATCTGCATTTCTTTGCTGGGGGGAAAATGTTTTGTGAGAAAAATGTCACTAAGCTCTTTGGAAGACCTTGCTCCTTGCTGACTGGGGCAATCTcgccttgaagtcaatgggcgtttTGCCTGCGTAAAGACTTCAGGAAGTGGCTCATCCAACTCTCTCTTTTCTCAGCCCTTGCCCATGTCCAGGCATTTTGTCATCCTGTAATGGAAATTAGTTCAATGGGATTCCCAGTTGCCTGCACTGTTACAAAATAGCCTCACATTTCCCTGTTTTCCTTACTTGCAAAACTCTTCTTATCTGGCCGAGCGCAAGATGGCAATCACTGAAGAATGTAGTGCAGCAGAGATAGCCCCTAGAGTGCCTGGGGGAATTTAGGGATTGCCAGACTGGCTCTGACAAGTGGTCCATCCAATTCAGTATCATGGCTTTAACAGTGGCCACAAtcagatgcttctgaggaaggtgTTAGGATCCGTACAATAAACTGTtcataggggaagtttcttcctgactcGGAGCAGTGAGTGACTGGACTACGCCCTGAAGCATAGGGATTTATATCTCTTCCAAATGTTTGAGTTTGGGAGAGAGCAGAACTGGCTGGAGCATGGTGTGATCCAAGGCTCCTCTGGCTAAGGCAGAATGCAGGTTTGCTTATTTAGCTACAGAGATAAGCTGAGCTGGAAAAACTCTTGGATACTGTAGTGAGGGAGGTTCTGCATGCATCACTGGTAGCTCCATGTTGTGGGTGGAAGAGTACACCTTTGATAGCTGTTTGTAGCCGGTCCTAAGGAACTCCGCAACTCCCTCACACCAGCAAGTGTCACAGCAACAATAAGAGAACCCATGCTGGTGGCAGAGAGGGAAACTAGAAATCTACACCAGTTAATTAACTAGCCCAGTTACAGGTGCTTTCCTCTCCCCAacttctatctttgctgttcttcatGGCCAGGAGCTGATTCTTTCCTTTGCAACGTATCATTATGAATGGATCATAAATCCTAAGAAACTGTCACAGTCATTAGGCCCCAGAGCAAGGTAACGAATTTTGTAAACCAAATTTCTGTTCCCTCAGGGGATTTTTGGCCACAATGTCTAGCAAATGCCAAGAATGTGTAAATGAAACAgatgtgtgggagggaagggagggtcaGAGTCTAATAGTGAAAGTTAGACAAGATAGCGACTAATTAGCAATAACCTGAAAGGAAAGTAAGAACTGGTGAAAGAGCTCACAGGGGGTTACCTGTTGGAGAAAGTCTGTTTAAAaagtacaggagtacttgtggcaccttagagactaacaaatttggtgccacaagtactcctgttctttttgcggatacagactaacacggctgctactctgaaacctgtataaaAAGTAAAACTAAAGGGCAAACTCTTCTGAAATAATCTTCAGCAGCCCCACAGCAAGAGCAACAGGTAGCATTAGCTACAGCCAGCTACTTTATCTGCAGAAAATCAAACATGACCCAAAGCTTATCATTGTAACCAGGCTTTGGCCACCCAGCCTTTCACCAAGGCCACTCACACTTTCAAGGCAACTTGGGCAGGgcgaaaattttccatcaaaactggttGTCAGTGGAAAATGGGTTTGCAACTTAGAGATTTTTTTTGAGAAAAATATCAGCTTTCTAtgtaaaatttcaaaaaaaaattgttgaaaaacCAAATGCcccaaaattgaaatattttggccaaaagaaCCTAAGTATTTTGAGTCAGCTATTGAACTGTGGTGCCCCATGGGCGTCCTAAGTCAGTTTCCACATGgccccattctcctctgtgggctGGGTTCTCCAGCCAGCCCACATCATCCAGGATGGGCCAAGTCTAGGGATTCCCAGGCTGTAACCGTCTCCACTCACCAAGAAGTAGGGGGACCATAGTTCCCTAAACTGAAAACGGGACACTGGCTGAGAGATGGTTGGTGCTCATGCTCAGCATGCAAAAAAGATACGGCAGTTTCATATATTGTATATGTATGTTCATCTATTTtacagtttcatttattttacttacAATTCAGTAGTTACTAGCATTGTTCCTTGTCTTGCTGCTGTTCTTCAGGGTGTGAAGCCACCTGGCATCACCCCGAGCTCTGCCGCtcgccccacagtttgaaaacctctggctTATGGTGTTGAGATAAGGCACCACTTAATTGAGCCAAATACCTTTTCTAACTGTATGCTGGATGGGCTGAATAGTAAAAACTGTTTTATTATAAGTAGACCAGTCTATTTAGAATAGTTCATTCTGAATCGCATACGTGTCATCAGTTGACAAGAGCAAACAGGCCAAATGTCCTGTGACActtgggttgccaaccctccaggcgccgacttttgtttttgctggtgggtgcttcACTCCCGGtcccactcagcctcttcccccgagaaaccccaccccccacccccacctcactccacctcttcccacctccaTTCCCTCCCCCGAGGATCCCCCCTGgcactctctgccccctcccctgagcgtctcccactcactcctctccgccCTCTCCTGCCTTAAGGGTGCGTgacggggagagggggcagagaggagcaagcagcgggagtcttgggggaagaggaagagtgggggcgggaagaggcacaGCATGGGCAGGGCTATGGGAAAAGAGGCCAAGCGGGGacagggcctcggggcagagtgCGGGTGGAGCCACGGTCCGTGGGTGCTAAGAACTCCCTATTTTTTTTCCGTGTGTTCTCTGGGGCTCAAGCATACGGCCccttttggctgggacagtcctcTTTTTAAGCTCTGTCCCGGACGTCACTGGGCATGGTTTAGCCTAATGCATGTCAttgtgttgtttcttttgctggcGTGCTTTCTGCCATGGACAGCCAAAGCCAGCCCTGAGAGGCCTTGCAGCGAGAGACCCTTACATATTGTGTCACAAAGCACTATCCCGCCGTGGAAATGGCAGGATTCAAACCCTAAATACACCAGAGATTGCTGTTGCAATTGACAGGTGGGAGGTTTCCTTTTGCAAGCAGAAGGGCTGAGTCTGCTCTCACTTGCACTCAGCGTAAAGCTGGTGTAACTCCCCTGCACACAAGGACCCAGATCTTTGGCTCTGACACAGCCTCTTTGTACTTCTGGGCAGCACAAAGGGGTCATGAAGCCAGCTTAACCAGCTTCCTGGGGACTTCTGCTGGTGTGGGGAATCTAAGGGCTGCACGGACCCATCAGAACCAGACCCACGCCACTTCCCTCGCAGCCCCCAGGATAGGGGGTGTGGCTGGGaaaaggggaggggcggggacacTGCTgtggtcagggccagctccagcatttctgccgccccaagcaaaaaaaaaaaaaaaaaaaagccgcgatcggcggcggcagttcagcggcaggtccttcgctcctagagggagtgagggacctgccgcccctctcccttggccgccccaagcacctccttgttaac encodes:
- the OSM gene encoding oncostatin-M, which translates into the protein MEKEAKELFRSYLTHQGLLMSDLRRLCDEAVQWFPTENITDQPKVVMLQELYRTLVHMKDALENIGKQQQVLSTPGAALLDKLQRTQWAVRGLLSNTGCALCLEGVSPNSRHTPERPAATNAFQQKIDGCKVLRNWHKFLEKLARGSGKKAPQALRDQRKRRKGTKRKEGSSRSGMSRPVGAREP